CGTCACATCCCGCGTTCGGGAGAGCCGCGCAGACCGCCGCTGCCGCTACTTGGCGCAGCCCTCGAGCTGCTTCTCCTCGATGGCGACGATGTCGCCGTCCTTGATCGCGACGCCCTTCACGACGCAGGTGCGGCCGTGGTCGTCCTTCACGCGGACGTCGTAGCTGCCGTCGGCGACGCTCCCCAGCTTGATGCGCTCGTCGTGGTCGACGGACCCGTCGGGGTCGAGCTTGGCGAGATCCTGGCCGTACTTGCCGGTGCCCGCCGGCGCCAGCTCGATGCTGGTGATCGTGTAGGCGGTCAGGTTCCAGAGCTTCGTCGTCTTGGCCCATGCCGGGCCGGCGAGCGCGACGGCGAGGATGGACGCGAAGGCGAAGAGTCTGGCGGCGCGCATGGCTTGGTCTCCGGTCGGAACGTCAGATCTGCGCCTGGATGCGCTTGCCGATCTCATAGGCGCGCCGCTCGAGCAGGCTCGGCGTCTCGCAGACGTAGGACAGCGCCTGCTTGCGCTCCTTGAAGATGCGCCGGTCCCAGGCGAAGTCGGTGTTCGCCTGGTCGCGCGCAACGCCGAGGCCCGTCGCCGTCGCGTTCTCCTGCGCTTCCGAGATCTTGTCGGATTCGGCGCGCATGCGCTCGGCGAGGCGCTCCTGGCCGCGCGCGTAGCGCATGATGCCGTCGAGGATCTGGTCGCGGTTACCGTTGATGATGTCGAGCGTCGCGACGAACAGCTCGGTGAGCTTCTTGTCCTTGTCGGCGCCGGCCTTCTTGGCGAAGGCGGCGATCAGCTCGTTGGCCTCGTCGAGCGTGGTGCGGCGCGAGGCGAGCTGCTGGGCAAGCTCGGCGACCTCGTTGTCGTCCTCCCAGCCCTTGCCGGCATCGAGGCTCGGGCCGGACCAGATCGTGCCGGCGCTGATCTTGGCAACCTTCGCCTGCGCGCAGGGCCACGGCACGTCCTTCTCGGCCTGTGCCGGCGCGTAGACGGTGGTGGTGCCGGAGTCCGGGCTCGCGCCGGGCAGCACGGTGCCCTGCTCGGCCTTCGAGCCAGGCGCGCGCTGCGGCTCGCCGGCGCTGCCCTCCCCCGGCGAGAGGCTGTTCGGCTGCTGCTGCAGCGACGGGACCGCGCCGGCCGCGGGCGGCGGCCCGCCGGCACCGCCCTGCTGCGGCAGCATGCCGGGCACCGGCCCCTGCGCCAGCGCGGGGCCGGCGAGCGGCGCGACGCCGAGAAGGAACGCAGCGGCGAACGAAAAACGCATCATCAGTCTCCTGGACCGCCGCGACGCGCCAGCATGCCGCGGCCCGGGTCGTAGGCCATGGCCGAGAGGCCGAACGCGACCACCGTAACGCCGACGACCACGAGGAAGGCCGTTGGCTCGAACTGCAGGTAGAGCGCGAAGCGCACGAGCTCGACCGCGTGAGTGAAGGGGTTGATCTCGCAGACGTAGAACAGCGTCTGCGAAGCCTCCTGCATCTTCCACAGCGGGTAGAGCGCGGAAGAGGCGAAGAACATGGGGAAGATGATGAAGTTCATCACGCTCGCGAAGTTCTCGAGCTGCTTGATCTGCGAGGAGACGAGCAGCCCGATCGACCCGAGCATCAGCCCCGACAGCACCAGCGCCGGGAAGGCCGCGAGATAGCCCAGCGGATCGAGCTGGATGCCGTAGAACCACGCGATGACGAAGAAGACGTAGACCTGCACCACCGAGACGATGACACCGGCAAACAGCTTGGCGAGCAGCAGCGTCCAGCGCGGGAACGGGCTCGTCAGCAGCACGCGCATCGAGCCGACCTCGCGATCGTAGACCATCGAGAGCGAGGACTGCATGCCGGCGAAGAGCTGGATCATCACCGCGAGGCCAGGCGTCACGTACTCCTCGTAGAGGACGTAGGTCTGGTAGGGCGGGATGATCGAGACGCCGAGCGCCGAGCGGAAGCCGGCGGCGAAGATGAAGAGCCAGATGAGCGGGCGCACGAGCGCCGAGAAGAAGCGCTCCTTCTGGTTAACGAACTTCAGGAGCTCGCGCTTGGTGATGCCGGCGAGGCAGGTGAGATAGCCGGCGAGCCCGATCGAGCGATGCGGGGCGGTGGCCGCAGTGATGTCCGTCATCGCGCCATCTCCGCCCGCGTCGTGTCGACCGTCAGCGCCCGGAAGGCGTCGGCGAGCTGGCCGGACTTCGCGCCGGCGGCGATCTCCTCGGACCGGCCCTGGCTGACGATCGCGCCGTTGTTCAGGACGTAGACGCCGTCGGTCGCCTCGATCTCGTCGAAGATGTGCGTCGCCCACAGCACCGAGAGCCCGTCCTCGCGCACGAGGTCGCGCACGATGCGCACGATGTCGGCGCGCGACGCGAGATCGAGCCCGACGGTGGCCTCGTCGAGCAGCAGCAGGCGCGGCCCGTGCACCAGCGAGCGCGCGATCTCGATGCGGCGCGACTGGCCGCCCGACAGCGTGCGCACCTTGTCCTTGGCGCGATCGGCGAGGCCGACGCGGGCGAGCAGCTCCTCGATGCGCGTGCGCGCCGGCTTGCCGCTCATGCCGTGCAGGCTCGCGTGGTAGGCGAGGTTCTGGCGCACGGTGAGATCGGAATCGAGCGTCGGCTTCTGGAAGACGACGCCCATCTCGGCGAGCGCGGCGGAGGGCTCGCGCTTCAGCTCGCGGCCGAAGATGCGCACCTGGCCCTCGCGGGTGTTGTAGAGCCGCGTGATGATCGCAAACAGCGTCGTCTTGCCGGCGCCGTTGGGGCCGAGCAGCGCCGTGAAGGCGCCGCGCTCGACGCGCAGCGACACGTCCTTCAGCGCCTGGCGCTGGCCGAAGCGGTGCGAGACGTTCGCGACCTCGAGCGCGGGATTGTCGACCATCATCATGCTTTCCGCGATCCCCGCGCTCAGTTCGGCGAGATCGCCACGCCCCAGGGATACGAGCCCACGGGGATCGAGCGCGTCACCTTGAGCCGGGGCACATCGATGACCGAGACGTCGTTCGAGATGCCGTTGGTCGTCAAGAGGGTCTTGAAGTCCGGCGTGAAGGCCATCTGCCACACCCGCTGCCCGACGAGCAGGTACTTCTCGACCTGGAAGGTCTTGGCGTCGACGACCGCGACGTGGTTCGCCGGCCCCAGCGCGACGAAGGCAGTCGTGCCGTCCGGGGTCAGGCGGATGCCGACGGGCTGGATCGTGTCGGCCGTGATCGAGGGGATGGCGAAGGCGATCGTCGCGAGCACCTTGTGCGTCTTCGTGTCGATGACGGTGACCTTGCCGCCGACCTCGGACGACACCCAGACCTGCGTCCCGTCCTTGTTGAAGACGGCGATGCGCGGGCGCGACGGCACCAGCACGTTGGCGACGATCTTCTGCGTCTTCACGTCGATGAAGGTCGCCATGTTGGTCGTCTCGGAGGTGTTGACGATCGTCGAGCCGTCCGGGCTCACGCCCTCCCCCTCCGGCTCGACGCCGACCGGAATCTGCACGAGCGCCTTGTTCGACGGGATGTCGATGATCGTGACCTCGTTGTCGTCCTCGTTCGAGACGTAGAGCGTCTTGCCGTCCGGGCTGATCGCGAAGGTCTCGGGATCGGGGCCGGAGGGCAGCGTGCGGATCTGCTTCATGGTCTTCGGATCGAAGACCTGGATCGTGTCGTCGTCGGACGCGCAGACGTAGAGCTCCTTGCCGTCCGGGCTCATGATGATGCCGCGCGGGCGGCGGCCGACGTCGACGGTGCGCGTCACCTTATAGGTGTCGAGGTCGATGACGCTGACCGTGTTGTCCTTCTCGTTGGTGACGTAGGCCGTGAGGGCCTGCGCCGGCACGCTGCCGGCGACGAGAGCGAGGGCGAGAAGGGCGCCGAGCGCCGGGACACGCGTCACGATTTATCTCCGGAAGGACTTTTGCAGCCGGTCTCGGGCTTGTCGAAGCCGAGCGACTCGAGGGGGCTGACGGGATGAAGGAAGCCGGGCTCTGGGGCGACCGACACCAGCATCTTCGGCTGCACGAGCAGGATCGGCTGCGACAGCTGCCGGTCCCAGGGGCGGAAGTGCACCGGCACGCCCTTGAAGGCGGCGATGTCGAAATCGGGGCG
This Beijerinckiaceae bacterium RH AL1 DNA region includes the following protein-coding sequences:
- a CDS encoding Multidrug ABC transporter permease (ID:RHAL1_02974;~source:Prodigal:2.6), producing the protein MTDITAATAPHRSIGLAGYLTCLAGITKRELLKFVNQKERFFSALVRPLIWLFIFAAGFRSALGVSIIPPYQTYVLYEEYVTPGLAVMIQLFAGMQSSLSMVYDREVGSMRVLLTSPFPRWTLLLAKLFAGVIVSVVQVYVFFVIAWFYGIQLDPLGYLAAFPALVLSGLMLGSIGLLVSSQIKQLENFASVMNFIIFPMFFASSALYPLWKMQEASQTLFYVCEINPFTHAVELVRFALYLQFEPTAFLVVVGVTVVAFGLSAMAYDPGRGMLARRGGPGD
- a CDS encoding ABC transporter ATP-binding protein (ID:RHAL1_02975;~source:Prodigal:2.6); translated protein: MMVDNPALEVANVSHRFGQRQALKDVSLRVERGAFTALLGPNGAGKTTLFAIITRLYNTREGQVRIFGRELKREPSAALAEMGVVFQKPTLDSDLTVRQNLAYHASLHGMSGKPARTRIEELLARVGLADRAKDKVRTLSGGQSRRIEIARSLVHGPRLLLLDEATVGLDLASRADIVRIVRDLVREDGLSVLWATHIFDEIEATDGVYVLNNGAIVSQGRSEEIAAGAKSGQLADAFRALTVDTTRAEMAR
- a CDS encoding hypothetical protein (ID:RHAL1_02972;~conserved exported protein of unknown function;~source:Prodigal:2.6), whose protein sequence is MRAARLFAFASILAVALAGPAWAKTTKLWNLTAYTITSIELAPAGTGKYGQDLAKLDPDGSVDHDERIKLGSVADGSYDVRVKDDHGRTCVVKGVAIKDGDIVAIEEKQLEGCAK
- a CDS encoding hypothetical protein (ID:RHAL1_02973;~conserved exported protein of unknown function;~source:Prodigal:2.6) → MRFSFAAAFLLGVAPLAGPALAQGPVPGMLPQQGGAGGPPPAAGAVPSLQQQPNSLSPGEGSAGEPQRAPGSKAEQGTVLPGASPDSGTTTVYAPAQAEKDVPWPCAQAKVAKISAGTIWSGPSLDAGKGWEDDNEVAELAQQLASRRTTLDEANELIAAFAKKAGADKDKKLTELFVATLDIINGNRDQILDGIMRYARGQERLAERMRAESDKISEAQENATATGLGVARDQANTDFAWDRRIFKERKQALSYVCETPSLLERRAYEIGKRIQAQI
- a CDS encoding hypothetical protein (ID:RHAL1_02976;~conserved exported protein of unknown function;~source:Prodigal:2.6) gives rise to the protein MTRVPALGALLALALVAGSVPAQALTAYVTNEKDNTVSVIDLDTYKVTRTVDVGRRPRGIIMSPDGKELYVCASDDDTIQVFDPKTMKQIRTLPSGPDPETFAISPDGKTLYVSNEDDNEVTIIDIPSNKALVQIPVGVEPEGEGVSPDGSTIVNTSETTNMATFIDVKTQKIVANVLVPSRPRIAVFNKDGTQVWVSSEVGGKVTVIDTKTHKVLATIAFAIPSITADTIQPVGIRLTPDGTTAFVALGPANHVAVVDAKTFQVEKYLLVGQRVWQMAFTPDFKTLLTTNGISNDVSVIDVPRLKVTRSIPVGSYPWGVAISPN